One Phaseolus vulgaris cultivar G19833 chromosome 2, P. vulgaris v2.0, whole genome shotgun sequence DNA window includes the following coding sequences:
- the LOC137811975 gene encoding anaphase-promoting complex subunit 4 isoform X2, with the protein MPGLVSGDNGFMDDSEDSFQELSNSSHQRFNILCSADKEGNICFSIFGIFPIGKVNIHNLIFPTSHDGAETTNRVSNASVQKVALSKDLCRLIVMCSGDLVKVCAGLGESHNAGHNEHGLHCLALNTSIFWNRKNELHQVAQQASNIEDLTEVVRTSLSVMFRQWSDAMNTFQEKFSSLSTLIINHGFDSSPQEEFLNLLGGARTSPPIHQFLVNTLGEVGVKRISKVLSGAGKEIQRIVLDHLQPAVEVIGFRIGELRGLSRWRARYHGIGLDESLINNATEKAGMLLVQVERFMRVLSSVMQQYSNFFNWLLKCIKLLMSEPSDQLLPYNSELVIIFLKFLYEQDPVKQLLEISETEYEVEIDLETMQRVRELVLFQGFSDTEYLRRTLAKEFQLMELSFKEAFQMPFTTISRKIMCEDILPLFPLPSLPKSSSSMIIPTSVSYYEVSSGASVSPQTVQNQFIDYISFQVPDECFSDIVNCICIVRGFMHDSHCLKKGSSSLEAVLLHVPVDYQCVDLSLYKDSQIVLLLNKATNTSESAGDGCMMILEASELPYISISRSAYIDVWRLPKLKDSVAYLHIGDEKARSIPHSVIAPLAVSASRGVACVFAARKRALVYILEEDEEEVSDAE; encoded by the exons AACATTCACAACCTCATTTTTCCTACTTCCCATGATGGTGCAGAAACAACTAACAGAGTTTCAAATGCTTCTGTACAGAAG GTTGCTTTATCAAAAGATCTTTGTCGTTTGATAGTTATGTGCTCAGGAGACCTAGTTAAAGTTTGTGCTGGCTTGGGAGAAAGTCACAATGCTGGGCACAATGAGCATGGTCTGCATTGCTTAGCATTGAACACTTCTATATTTTGGAATAG GAAAAATGAGCTCCATCAGGTAGCTCAACAAGCTTCTAACATTGAGGATTTGACTGAGGTTGTTCGGACATCATTATCAGTCATGTTTAGGCAGTGGTCTGATGCCATGAACACATTTCAGGAGAAGTTTAGCTCTTTGTCTACTTTGATTATAAATCATG GATTTGATTCCTCACCCCAAGAGGAGTTTCTGAACCTTTTGGGTGGTGCAAGGACTAGCCCACCAATTCATCAATTTCTTGTTAACACTTTGGGAGAAGTG GGTGTCAAGCGTATTTCAAAGGTTCTCTCTGGTGCAGGCAAAGAAATTCAACGTATTGTCTTGGACCACCTCCAG CCAGCTGTAGAAGTTATTGGATTCAGAATAGGAGAACTAAGAGGGCTTTCAAGATGGCGAGCGCGCTATCACGGCATTGGCTTGGATGAATCACTTATTAACAATGCAACAGAAAAGGCTGGTATGCTACTTGTACAAGTTGAACGATTTATGAGGGTTCTTTCATCTGTTATGCAGCAG TACTCAAACTTCTTCAACTGGCTATTGAAGTGTATAAAATTACTCATGTCAGAACCAAGTGACCAGCTTCTACCGTATAACAG TGAACTTGTTATtatattcttgaagtttctatACGAACAAGATCCAGTTAAACAATTGCTGGAAATATCCGAAACAGAATATGAAGTTGAAATTGATTT GGAAACAATGCAAAGAGTTAGAGAATTGGTTCTGTTTCAGGGATTTTCAGACACTGAGTATCTAAGGAGAACATTGGCTAAAGAATTTCAACTGATGGAATTAAG CTTTAAAGAGGCTTTTCAAATGCCTTTTACCACGATATCAAGAAAGATTATGTGTGAGGATATACTACCATTGTTTCCTCTACCATCTTTGCCAAAATCATCGTCATCCATGATAATTCCCACTTCAGTATCATATTATGAG GTTTCTTCTGGAGCTTCTGTATCACCTCAAACTGTTCAAAACCAGTTTATTGATTACATATCTTTCCAAGTACCTGATGAGTGTTTCTCAGATATTGTAAATTGCATATGCATAGTCAGAGGATTCATGCATGACTCACACTGTCTAAAGAAGGGTAGCAGTTCGTTGGAAGCTGTGCTGTTACATGTTCCTGTTGATTATCAATGTGTGGATCTGTCATTGTATAAG GATAGTCAAATTGTTTTGTTACTAAACAAAGCTACTAATACATCAGAAAGTGCTGGTGATGGTTGTATGATGATTCTGGAAGCAAGTGAACTACCGTATATCTCTATATCAAGATCTGCTTATATAGATGTCTGGAGATTACCAAAACTTAAG GATTCTGTTGCTTACTTGCATATTGGGGATGAGAAAGCTCGCAGCATCCCACATTCTGTAATTGCTCCCTTGGCAGTTAGTG CATCTAGAGGCGTGGCTTGTGTATTTGCTGCAAGAAAGCGTGCTCTGGTCTACATTTTGGAGGAAGATGAAGAGGAGGTCTCGGATGCAGAATAA